One genomic segment of Erythrolamprus reginae isolate rEryReg1 chromosome 2, rEryReg1.hap1, whole genome shotgun sequence includes these proteins:
- the MARVELD2 gene encoding MARVEL domain-containing protein 2 — MSSRNASLEHRSGQQSRSVHYDKVYLDSSSPEDAEEILNSIPLPPPLPLQPPFGPEFYPSDNEEAAEMPDLKPVRKFIPDSWKNFFRGKRDDPEWNNPASAISDGTRCSPPSSPTLTPVKADHTSTPSSYKDPYGGSGGTYNSQKEAEGILPSDPYGSLGRHTQALAYSEKVEAFNLRYSYMKSWAGLLRILAVVELLLGAAVFACVTAYIHKDNEWYNMYGFSQPYGYGANSMYGGYYYNGPKTPFVLVVAALVWIVTIIILVLGMSMYYKTILLDSHWWPLTEFGINVALFILYMSAAIVYVNDANRGGLCSYSLFNTPLNAAFCRIEGGQTAGIIFLFVTMIIYLIGAIVCLKLWRHETARRHREFMEERMKSQSFAPKRMYEDHENDSPKVAIKILKSTEMKPEVLNGHIPAGHIPKPIVMADYLAKYPAIRTNEERDRYKAVFNDQFSEYKELTSEVQAVLKKFDELDALMRKLPQHPGNTLEHDRISNVLQQYKKKKNDPTFLEKKERCEYLKNKLSHIKQRIQEYDKVINWNT, encoded by the exons atgtcttcaaggaacGCATCACTGGAGCACAGAAGTGGGCAGCAAAGTCGTTCTGTCCATTATGATAAAGTATATTTGGATTCCTCTTCCCCAGAAGATGCTGAGGAGATATTAAATTCGATACCTTTGCCACCGCCTCTTCCATTACAGCCACCATTTGGACCTGAATTTTACCCAAGTGACAATGAAGAGGCTGCTGAAATGCCTGACCTCAAACCAGTGAGAAAATTCATTCCTGATTCATggaaaaacttcttcagaggaaAACGAGATGATCCAGAATGGAATAACCCAGCATCCGCCATTTCAGATGGAACCCGATGTTCTCCCCCATCATCTCCAACCCTTACTCCAGTGAAAGCAGACCATACGTCAACACCAAGTTCTTATAAAGATCCATATGGAGGGTCAGGAGGGACTTACAATTCACAAAAAGAAGCTGAAGGTATTCTCCCCTCAGATCCATATGGTTCTCTGGGAAGGCACACCCAGGCTCTGGCCTACAGTGAGAAAGTAGAAGCTTTTAACCTGAGATATTCCTACATGAAATCTTGGGCAGGATTGCTTAGAATCTTGGCTGTTGTTGAACTGCTCTTAGGTGCAGCTGTATTTGCCTGTGTCACAGCTTACATTCACAAAGACAATGAGTGGTACAACATGTATGGCTTTTCACAGCCATATGGCTATGGTGCAAACAGCATGTACGGTGGTTATTATTACAATGGACCCAAAACTCCTTTTGTTCTTGTTGTAGCAGCACTTGTTTGGATAGTGACTATCATAATCTTAGTACTTGGTATGTCAATGTACTACAAAACTATTCTTCTGGATTCCCACTGGTGGCCTTTAACTGAATTTGGAATCAATGTGGccttgtttattttatatatgtcAGCTGCTATTGTCTATGTAAATGATGCAAACAGAGGAGGACTTTGCTCATATTCATTATTTAACACGCCACTGAATGCTGCTTTTTGCCGTATAGAAGGGGGACAGACAgcaggaattatttttttgtttgtcacAATGATTATATATCTCATCGGTGCAATAGTTTGCCTAAAATTATGGAGACATGAAACTGCACGCAGACACAGAGAGTTCATGGAAGAGCGG atGAAGTCGCAATCATTCGCCCCAAAGAGAATG TATGAAGATCATGAAAATGATTCACCCAAGGTAGCAATAAAGATACTGAAAAGTACAGAAATGAAGCCTGAAGTACTTAATGGCCATATACCAGCAGGACATATTCCTAAACCAATAGTGATGGCAGATTACTTAGC AAAATATCCAGCAATTCGGACAAATGAGGAAAGAGACCGTTATAAAGCTGTATTTAATGAtcagttttctgaatataaagaactgACTTCCGAAGTTCAGGCAGTTTTGAAGAAATTTGATGAGTTAGATGCACTTATGAGGAAGCTTCCTCAGCATCCTGGAAATACTCTT GAACACGATAGAATCTCCAATGTTCtccaacagtataaaaagaaaaagaat GATCCCACatttctggaaaagaaagaacGATGTGAATATCTAAAGAACAAACTTTCTCATATAAAACAAAGAATTCAGGAATATGACAAAGTTATCAATTGGAATACTTAG